In Neoarius graeffei isolate fNeoGra1 chromosome 17, fNeoGra1.pri, whole genome shotgun sequence, a single window of DNA contains:
- the dlc gene encoding delta-like protein C isoform X1 has product MRKLEARHQEPVSDTWNPNRCSLLFGQTMRKMAHFFSTCIFIVIGSQLVHSSGVFELKVHSYSSPGGVCKDSQDCRIFFRVCLKHSQDVISAEPPCTYGTGLTDTFSAEPSSIASSAPIKVPFNFKWPGTFSLIIEAWNTAPSSDQSTETQNTRLSLLATKRSLTAGENSLQDERLGEQSELRYSYHVMCDEFYYGESCSVFCRPRDDAFGHFTCDSSGQRICLSGWKGEYCGEPICSPGCSDEHGYCETPGECKCRLGWEGPLCDECQRHPGCLHGTCDQPFQCDCKEGWGGLFCNQDLNFCTNHKPCKNDATCTNTGQGSYTCACKPGFSGTNCELETNECNSNPCKNGGSCNDLVNDYSCTCPQGFYGKNCEVSAMTCADGPCFNGGTCMETPTGSYSCRCPVGYMGSNCEKKIDRCSSDPCANGGQCLDLGHSLMCRCRPGFKGLRCEINIDECARNPCRNAGTCVDGINDYTCKCTLGFTGKDCNVRTDACSLLSCRNGATCYFHFSGPVCNCPPGFMGLHCEYSQPSTKPPPVSSFPAVLAISSTLVLITLMLVLCAAIILLKQMRRGNKFMFSSVRNNLDTINNRSSVISNVQSSYKEKEAFLIPGGPFKVSNKDAALNSGILDTLCNDKANNKQKMLDYNLAKDEKNTKDKLDLKNSESSILVSSLSFPKEDLYHPVYILPEQKEPCVFATEMNIYTFLKRKMNLMEQWK; this is encoded by the exons Atgaggaag ttggAAGCCAGACATCAGGAACCTGTATCAGATACCTGGAACCCAAACCGGTGCAGTCTGCTGTTTGGGCAGACCATGAGGAAAATGGCTCATTTCTTCTCGACGTGTATCTTTATAGTGATCGGATCCCAGCTG GTCCACTCCTCCGGGGTGTTTGAGCTGAAAGTGCACTCGTACAGCAGCCCCGGCGGGGTGTGCAAGGACTCGCAGGACTGCCGCATCTTCTTCCGTGTGTGTCTCAAACACTCTCAGGATGTGATATCGGCCGAACCTCCGTGCACATACGGTACCGGACTGACGGACACCTTCAGCGCCGAACCGAGCTCCATCGCCAGCAGCGCCCCCATCAAAGTGCCCTTCAATTTCAAATGGCCG GGAACGTTTTCGTTAATCATTGAAGCATGGAACACAGCCCCTTCGTCAGACCAGTCCACGG aaaCCCAGAACACACGGCTGAGCCTGCTGGCCACTAAGCGGAGCCTGACCGCGGGTGAGAACTCCCTGCAGGACGAGCGGCTCGGGGAGCAGAGCGAACTGCGCTACTCTTACCATGTCATGTGTGATGAGTTTTACTACGGAGAGAGCTGCTCGGTGTTCTGCCGGCCCCGGGACGACGCCTTCGGTCACTTCACGTGCGATTCCTCCGGACAGAGGATTTGTTTATCTGGTTGGAAAGGCGAATACTGCGGCGAAC CCATCTGCTCGCCTGGCTGCAGCGATGAGCACGGTTATTGTGAGACCCCTGGTGAGTGCAAGTGTCGCCTTGGGTGGGAGGGCCCCCTCTGCGATGAGTGCCAGCGGCACCCTGGGTGCTTGCATGGAACTTGCGACCAGCCGTTTCAGTGCGACTGCAAGGAAGGCTGGGGCGGCCTGTTCTGCAACCAAGACCTTAACTTCTGCACCAATCATAAACCCTGCAAGAATGACGCCACATGCACAAACACGGGTCAGGGGAGCTACACGTGTGCCTGCAAGCCTGGCTTCAGTGGCACCAACTGCGAGCTCGAGACCAACGAGTGCAACAGCAATCCATGCAAGAACGGCGGCAGCTGTAAC GATCTAGTGAACGACTACTCATGTACGTGTCCCCAAGGCTTCTATGGAAAGAATTGTGAGGTGAGCGCTATGACCTGTGCAGATGGACCATGCTTCAATGGTGGAACCTGTATGGAGACACCGACCGGAAGTTACTCCTGTCGCTGCCCTGTCGGTTACATGGGCTCCAACTGTGAGAAGAAAATTGACCGGTGCAGTAGTGACCCCTGTGCCAATG GAGGCCAGTGTCTCGACCTGGGTCACAGCTTAATGTGCCGATGTCGCCCTGGCTTCAAAGGACTGCGTTGCGAGATCAACATTGACGAGTGTGCCCGTAACCCGTGTCGCAATGCAGGCACCTGTGTGGACGGCATTAATGACTACACGTGCAAGTGCACGTTGGGCTTCACAGGCAAGGATTGCAACGTGCGTACTGACGCTTGCAGCCTCCTGTCCTGTAGGAATGGTGCCACATGCTATTTTCACTTCAGTGGGCCTGTGTGCAACTGCCCACCAGGATTCATGGGTTTGCATTGCGAGTACAGCCAGCCATCCACAAAACCGCCTCCTGTATCTAGTTTCCCCGCAGTCCTGGCCATTTCCTCTACCTTGGTCCTTATCACACTGATGCTGGTGCTGTGCGCTGCCATCATCCTTCTCAAACAGATGAGACGTGGCAACAAATTCATGTTCTCATCTGTGCGCAACAACCTGGATACCATCAACAATCGCAGCTCGGTGATCTCAAACGTTCAGTCCAGCTATAAAGAGAAAGAAGCTTTCCTCATCCCTGGTGGTCCGTTCAAGGTGTCCAACAAGGATGCGGCGCTCAACTCGGGCATCCTGGATACTCTTTGTAATGACAAGGCCAACAACAAGCAAAAGATGCTGGACTACAATCTGGCTAAAGATGAGAAAAATACAAAGGATAAGCTAGACCT GAAAAACTCAGAGTCCTCTATATTAGTTTCCTCTTTAAGCTTTCCTAAAGAAGACTTGTATCATCCGGTATACATCCTTCCTGAACAAAAGGAACCGTGTGTTTTTGCTACTGAG ATGAATATATATacgtttttaaaaagaaaaatgaacttgatggaacaatggaaatGA
- the dlc gene encoding delta-like protein C isoform X2, with translation MRKLEARHQEPVSDTWNPNRCSLLFGQTMRKMAHFFSTCIFIVIGSQLVHSSGVFELKVHSYSSPGGVCKDSQDCRIFFRVCLKHSQDVISAEPPCTYGTGLTDTFSAEPSSIASSAPIKVPFNFKWPGTFSLIIEAWNTAPSSDQSTETQNTRLSLLATKRSLTAGENSLQDERLGEQSELRYSYHVMCDEFYYGESCSVFCRPRDDAFGHFTCDSSGQRICLSGWKGEYCGEPICSPGCSDEHGYCETPGECKCRLGWEGPLCDECQRHPGCLHGTCDQPFQCDCKEGWGGLFCNQDLNFCTNHKPCKNDATCTNTGQGSYTCACKPGFSGTNCELETNECNSNPCKNGGSCNDLVNDYSCTCPQGFYGKNCEVSAMTCADGPCFNGGTCMETPTGSYSCRCPVGYMGSNCEKKIDRCSSDPCANGGQCLDLGHSLMCRCRPGFKGLRCEINIDECARNPCRNAGTCVDGINDYTCKCTLGFTGKDCNVRTDACSLLSCRNGATCYFHFSGPVCNCPPGFMGLHCEYSQPSTKPPPVSSFPAVLAISSTLVLITLMLVLCAAIILLKQMRRGNKFMFSSVRNNLDTINNRSSVISNVQSSYKEKEAFLIPGGPFKVSNKDAALNSGILDTLCNDKANNKQKMLDYNLAKDEKNTKDKLDLKNSESSILVSSLSFPKEDLYHPVYILPEQKEPCVFATEV, from the exons Atgaggaag ttggAAGCCAGACATCAGGAACCTGTATCAGATACCTGGAACCCAAACCGGTGCAGTCTGCTGTTTGGGCAGACCATGAGGAAAATGGCTCATTTCTTCTCGACGTGTATCTTTATAGTGATCGGATCCCAGCTG GTCCACTCCTCCGGGGTGTTTGAGCTGAAAGTGCACTCGTACAGCAGCCCCGGCGGGGTGTGCAAGGACTCGCAGGACTGCCGCATCTTCTTCCGTGTGTGTCTCAAACACTCTCAGGATGTGATATCGGCCGAACCTCCGTGCACATACGGTACCGGACTGACGGACACCTTCAGCGCCGAACCGAGCTCCATCGCCAGCAGCGCCCCCATCAAAGTGCCCTTCAATTTCAAATGGCCG GGAACGTTTTCGTTAATCATTGAAGCATGGAACACAGCCCCTTCGTCAGACCAGTCCACGG aaaCCCAGAACACACGGCTGAGCCTGCTGGCCACTAAGCGGAGCCTGACCGCGGGTGAGAACTCCCTGCAGGACGAGCGGCTCGGGGAGCAGAGCGAACTGCGCTACTCTTACCATGTCATGTGTGATGAGTTTTACTACGGAGAGAGCTGCTCGGTGTTCTGCCGGCCCCGGGACGACGCCTTCGGTCACTTCACGTGCGATTCCTCCGGACAGAGGATTTGTTTATCTGGTTGGAAAGGCGAATACTGCGGCGAAC CCATCTGCTCGCCTGGCTGCAGCGATGAGCACGGTTATTGTGAGACCCCTGGTGAGTGCAAGTGTCGCCTTGGGTGGGAGGGCCCCCTCTGCGATGAGTGCCAGCGGCACCCTGGGTGCTTGCATGGAACTTGCGACCAGCCGTTTCAGTGCGACTGCAAGGAAGGCTGGGGCGGCCTGTTCTGCAACCAAGACCTTAACTTCTGCACCAATCATAAACCCTGCAAGAATGACGCCACATGCACAAACACGGGTCAGGGGAGCTACACGTGTGCCTGCAAGCCTGGCTTCAGTGGCACCAACTGCGAGCTCGAGACCAACGAGTGCAACAGCAATCCATGCAAGAACGGCGGCAGCTGTAAC GATCTAGTGAACGACTACTCATGTACGTGTCCCCAAGGCTTCTATGGAAAGAATTGTGAGGTGAGCGCTATGACCTGTGCAGATGGACCATGCTTCAATGGTGGAACCTGTATGGAGACACCGACCGGAAGTTACTCCTGTCGCTGCCCTGTCGGTTACATGGGCTCCAACTGTGAGAAGAAAATTGACCGGTGCAGTAGTGACCCCTGTGCCAATG GAGGCCAGTGTCTCGACCTGGGTCACAGCTTAATGTGCCGATGTCGCCCTGGCTTCAAAGGACTGCGTTGCGAGATCAACATTGACGAGTGTGCCCGTAACCCGTGTCGCAATGCAGGCACCTGTGTGGACGGCATTAATGACTACACGTGCAAGTGCACGTTGGGCTTCACAGGCAAGGATTGCAACGTGCGTACTGACGCTTGCAGCCTCCTGTCCTGTAGGAATGGTGCCACATGCTATTTTCACTTCAGTGGGCCTGTGTGCAACTGCCCACCAGGATTCATGGGTTTGCATTGCGAGTACAGCCAGCCATCCACAAAACCGCCTCCTGTATCTAGTTTCCCCGCAGTCCTGGCCATTTCCTCTACCTTGGTCCTTATCACACTGATGCTGGTGCTGTGCGCTGCCATCATCCTTCTCAAACAGATGAGACGTGGCAACAAATTCATGTTCTCATCTGTGCGCAACAACCTGGATACCATCAACAATCGCAGCTCGGTGATCTCAAACGTTCAGTCCAGCTATAAAGAGAAAGAAGCTTTCCTCATCCCTGGTGGTCCGTTCAAGGTGTCCAACAAGGATGCGGCGCTCAACTCGGGCATCCTGGATACTCTTTGTAATGACAAGGCCAACAACAAGCAAAAGATGCTGGACTACAATCTGGCTAAAGATGAGAAAAATACAAAGGATAAGCTAGACCT GAAAAACTCAGAGTCCTCTATATTAGTTTCCTCTTTAAGCTTTCCTAAAGAAGACTTGTATCATCCGGTATACATCCTTCCTGAACAAAAGGAACCGTGTGTTTTTGCTACTGAG GTTTAA
- the dlc gene encoding delta-like protein C isoform X3, with the protein MRKMAHFFSTCIFIVIGSQLVHSSGVFELKVHSYSSPGGVCKDSQDCRIFFRVCLKHSQDVISAEPPCTYGTGLTDTFSAEPSSIASSAPIKVPFNFKWPGTFSLIIEAWNTAPSSDQSTETQNTRLSLLATKRSLTAGENSLQDERLGEQSELRYSYHVMCDEFYYGESCSVFCRPRDDAFGHFTCDSSGQRICLSGWKGEYCGEPICSPGCSDEHGYCETPGECKCRLGWEGPLCDECQRHPGCLHGTCDQPFQCDCKEGWGGLFCNQDLNFCTNHKPCKNDATCTNTGQGSYTCACKPGFSGTNCELETNECNSNPCKNGGSCNDLVNDYSCTCPQGFYGKNCEVSAMTCADGPCFNGGTCMETPTGSYSCRCPVGYMGSNCEKKIDRCSSDPCANGGQCLDLGHSLMCRCRPGFKGLRCEINIDECARNPCRNAGTCVDGINDYTCKCTLGFTGKDCNVRTDACSLLSCRNGATCYFHFSGPVCNCPPGFMGLHCEYSQPSTKPPPVSSFPAVLAISSTLVLITLMLVLCAAIILLKQMRRGNKFMFSSVRNNLDTINNRSSVISNVQSSYKEKEAFLIPGGPFKVSNKDAALNSGILDTLCNDKANNKQKMLDYNLAKDEKNTKDKLDLKNSESSILVSSLSFPKEDLYHPVYILPEQKEPCVFATEMNIYTFLKRKMNLMEQWK; encoded by the exons ATGAGGAAAATGGCTCATTTCTTCTCGACGTGTATCTTTATAGTGATCGGATCCCAGCTG GTCCACTCCTCCGGGGTGTTTGAGCTGAAAGTGCACTCGTACAGCAGCCCCGGCGGGGTGTGCAAGGACTCGCAGGACTGCCGCATCTTCTTCCGTGTGTGTCTCAAACACTCTCAGGATGTGATATCGGCCGAACCTCCGTGCACATACGGTACCGGACTGACGGACACCTTCAGCGCCGAACCGAGCTCCATCGCCAGCAGCGCCCCCATCAAAGTGCCCTTCAATTTCAAATGGCCG GGAACGTTTTCGTTAATCATTGAAGCATGGAACACAGCCCCTTCGTCAGACCAGTCCACGG aaaCCCAGAACACACGGCTGAGCCTGCTGGCCACTAAGCGGAGCCTGACCGCGGGTGAGAACTCCCTGCAGGACGAGCGGCTCGGGGAGCAGAGCGAACTGCGCTACTCTTACCATGTCATGTGTGATGAGTTTTACTACGGAGAGAGCTGCTCGGTGTTCTGCCGGCCCCGGGACGACGCCTTCGGTCACTTCACGTGCGATTCCTCCGGACAGAGGATTTGTTTATCTGGTTGGAAAGGCGAATACTGCGGCGAAC CCATCTGCTCGCCTGGCTGCAGCGATGAGCACGGTTATTGTGAGACCCCTGGTGAGTGCAAGTGTCGCCTTGGGTGGGAGGGCCCCCTCTGCGATGAGTGCCAGCGGCACCCTGGGTGCTTGCATGGAACTTGCGACCAGCCGTTTCAGTGCGACTGCAAGGAAGGCTGGGGCGGCCTGTTCTGCAACCAAGACCTTAACTTCTGCACCAATCATAAACCCTGCAAGAATGACGCCACATGCACAAACACGGGTCAGGGGAGCTACACGTGTGCCTGCAAGCCTGGCTTCAGTGGCACCAACTGCGAGCTCGAGACCAACGAGTGCAACAGCAATCCATGCAAGAACGGCGGCAGCTGTAAC GATCTAGTGAACGACTACTCATGTACGTGTCCCCAAGGCTTCTATGGAAAGAATTGTGAGGTGAGCGCTATGACCTGTGCAGATGGACCATGCTTCAATGGTGGAACCTGTATGGAGACACCGACCGGAAGTTACTCCTGTCGCTGCCCTGTCGGTTACATGGGCTCCAACTGTGAGAAGAAAATTGACCGGTGCAGTAGTGACCCCTGTGCCAATG GAGGCCAGTGTCTCGACCTGGGTCACAGCTTAATGTGCCGATGTCGCCCTGGCTTCAAAGGACTGCGTTGCGAGATCAACATTGACGAGTGTGCCCGTAACCCGTGTCGCAATGCAGGCACCTGTGTGGACGGCATTAATGACTACACGTGCAAGTGCACGTTGGGCTTCACAGGCAAGGATTGCAACGTGCGTACTGACGCTTGCAGCCTCCTGTCCTGTAGGAATGGTGCCACATGCTATTTTCACTTCAGTGGGCCTGTGTGCAACTGCCCACCAGGATTCATGGGTTTGCATTGCGAGTACAGCCAGCCATCCACAAAACCGCCTCCTGTATCTAGTTTCCCCGCAGTCCTGGCCATTTCCTCTACCTTGGTCCTTATCACACTGATGCTGGTGCTGTGCGCTGCCATCATCCTTCTCAAACAGATGAGACGTGGCAACAAATTCATGTTCTCATCTGTGCGCAACAACCTGGATACCATCAACAATCGCAGCTCGGTGATCTCAAACGTTCAGTCCAGCTATAAAGAGAAAGAAGCTTTCCTCATCCCTGGTGGTCCGTTCAAGGTGTCCAACAAGGATGCGGCGCTCAACTCGGGCATCCTGGATACTCTTTGTAATGACAAGGCCAACAACAAGCAAAAGATGCTGGACTACAATCTGGCTAAAGATGAGAAAAATACAAAGGATAAGCTAGACCT GAAAAACTCAGAGTCCTCTATATTAGTTTCCTCTTTAAGCTTTCCTAAAGAAGACTTGTATCATCCGGTATACATCCTTCCTGAACAAAAGGAACCGTGTGTTTTTGCTACTGAG ATGAATATATATacgtttttaaaaagaaaaatgaacttgatggaacaatggaaatGA